One window from the genome of Hemiscyllium ocellatum isolate sHemOce1 chromosome 28, sHemOce1.pat.X.cur, whole genome shotgun sequence encodes:
- the malt2 gene encoding MALT paracaspase 2 isoform X1, giving the protein MDHQSLLLSGLGEQTLRKLSIFLDNCTKKGWRKLAEVIGTDRRFKCSEKELEICSLKVLEPDGSPSRYFIQLLADRGCSVSHLISCLHKMDHTEAIQCIMSTGLLMPGLTTTPDALQIIVQPKQQSAIVGDRVSLCCQAIGPPGLGYQWFRGKHEVKGGNSSELLFNRVDLDDNDWYVCRVHCGTQYSYSKWVQLRVASSPTTAFPAAGGVCLSLSRMHIMVQPSSLTLKEGDTMVLPCYAIGEPPPKYQWFRNNRILPEANEPYLKINGVTTADRGEYCCHVFNLYHEAWSKVVTVEIGPNTSFNGAFFMGTDEGSSPGTQLNAFHWPVEFYATDKVALLLGNMNYLHHKQLKAPMVDVHELTNLLRQLDFKVVSLLDLTRLEMHRAVNEFLLLLDKGVYGLLYYAGHGYENYGNSFMVPIDAPGSFTSEHCLCVQNILQLMQEKQTGLNVFLLDMCRKRNMHDEIIPQMDALRVTANIVYGYATCPDAEAYEISQSELTNGIFINFLKKRLLEDEKITVLLDKVAEDMGKCELTKGRQALEIRSSLSERRSLRDLIKPPKHQDAYSARNLQWAKAHALPESRYVHFECGVTVRLGFAAEFSNIMIIYTRIEQTQKDITKCEARLADFPEDLDVDLKHTNKECPEETGSILFTIKNFDYPDKCLYTRLSGLQKLRKELSFSICLQYQYKEMEDPIEEKKVVSIGKPLVSKLNLHGSEHQNEYISIYGSLQSSASEPSQLLIHESYLTHSPLPSSLRSCNSLNDLEDYSSLYRYRKKSTQVQQNQSRLSAETAGLMTKETIEEITLNLNL; this is encoded by the exons TGAGAAGGAGTTGGAGATCTGCTCACTGAAGGTTCTTGAGCCAGATGGAAGCCCAAGCCGCTACTTTATCCAGTTACTGGCTGATCGTGGCTGCTCAGTGAGCCATCTAATCAGTTGTCTGCATAAGATGGACCATACAGAGGCAATACAGTGTATAATGTCAACGG GGTTGCTGATGCCTGGCCTTACCACAACCCCGGACGCTCTTCAAATCATCGTACAGCCCAAACAGCAAAGTGCTATTGTAGGAGACAGGGTCTCTCTCTGCTGCCAAGCTATCGGGCCTCCAGGACTTGGCTATCAATGGTTTCGAGGAAAGCATGAG GTCAAGGGTGGAAACTCCTCAGAGCTTCTCTTTAACCGTGTTGACCTTGATGATAATGACTGGTATGTCTGTAGGGTTCACTGTGGAACCCAGTATTCATATTCCAAATGGGTCCAACTCCGAGTTGCCAGCAGTCCAACAACAG CTTTTCCTGCAGCAGGTGGAGTTTGCTTGTCTTTGAGCAGGATGCACATTATGGTGCAGCCCAGCTCCCTGACCCTGAAGGAAGGGGATACCATGGTTCTTCCGTGTTACGCCATTGGTGAACCTCCACCAAAGTACCAGTGGTTTCGGAACAACCGGATACTGCCTGAGGCAAATGAACCATATCTGAAG ATTAATGGAGTTACAACTGCTGATCGTGGAGAGTATTGCTGTCATGTGTTCAATCTATATCACGAGGCCTGGAGCAAGGTTGTTACTGTGGAGATAG GACCCAATACATCCTTCAATGGGGCATTTTTCATGGGCACTGATGAAG GTTCCAGCCCAGGAACACAGCTGAACGCTTTCCATTGGCCTGTCGAGTTCTATG CAACAGACAAGGTGGCTCTGCTGTTGGGGAACATGAATTACTTACATCACAAGCAGTTGAAGGCTCCAATGGTGGATGTGCATGAGCTTACAAACCTCCTTCGTCAGCTCGACTTCAAGGTTGTGTCCCTCCTCGACCTCACCAGACTCGAGATGCACAGAGCTGTCAATGAATTCTTGTTACTTCTTGACAAGGGAGTTTATG GTTTGCTTTACTATGCTGGCCATGGATATGAAAACTATGGGAACAGCTTCATGGTTCCAATTGATGCTCCAGGTTCCTTCACATCCGAACACTGCTTGTGTGTCCAGAACATTCTACAGCTGATGCAGGAGAAGCAAACTGGGCTAAACGTCTTCCTCCTTGACATGTGTCGCAAAAG GAACATGCATGATGAAATCATTCCGCAAATGGATGCCTTGAGAGTCACTGCAAATATTGTCTATGGTTATGCCAC TTGTCCTGATGCAGAAGCATATGAAATTAGTCAAAGTGAGCTCACCAATGGGATTTTCATCAACTTCCTGAAAAAGCGTTTATTGGAGGATGAAAAAATCACGGTCCTGCTGGATAAAGTTGCAGAAG ATATGGGGAAGTGTGAACTTACAAAGGGGAGACAAGCATTGGAGATCCGCAGCAGTCTGTCAGAGAGACGGTCATTGAGAGATCTTATTAAACCACCCAAACATCAGGACGCATATTCAGCGAGGAACCTGCAGTGGGCCAAAGCTCATG CTCTTCCAGAGAGCAGGTATGTGCAttttgaatgtggagtcacagttCGTCTGGGATTTGCAGCTGAATTTTCAAACATTATGATTATTTATACCAGAATCGAGCAAACTCAGAAGGACATCACTAAATGTGAAGCTAGATTGGCTGATTTTCCAGAG GACTTGGATGTAGACctcaaacacacaaacaaagaATGCCCTGAGGAAACAGGCAGCATCCTCTTCACCATCAAGAACTTTGACTATCCAGATAAGTGCCTGTACACCAGGCTGAGTGGCCTGCAGAAACTAAGG AAagagctgagcttttccatctgTCTTCAATATCAGTATAAAGAGATGGAGGATCCCATAGAGGAGAAGAAAGTAGTCAGTATTGGAAAACCTCTTGTGTCTAAGCTCAACCTGCATGGATCAGAGCACCAGAATGAATACATCTCAATTTACGGATCATTGCAAAGCTCTGCAAGTGAACCTTCACAGCTGTTAATCCATGAGTCATACCTCACTCACTCCCCGTTACCATCCTCTCTACGTTCCTGCAATAGTTTGAATGACCTTGAGGATTACAGTAGTTTATATCGCTACAGGAAGAAATCCACCCAGGTGCAGCAGAACCAGAGCCGACTTTCAGCAGAAACTGCTGGGTTGATGACCAAAGAGACCATTGAGGAGATCACACTCAATTTAAATCTCTGA
- the malt2 gene encoding MALT paracaspase 2 isoform X2 codes for MDHQSLLLSGLGEQTLRKLSIFLDNCTKKGWRKLAEVIGTDRRFKCSEKELEICSLKVLEPDGSPSRYFIQLLADRGCSVSHLISCLHKMDHTEAIQCIMSTGLLMPGLTTTPDALQIIVQPKQQSAIVGDRVSLCCQAIGPPGLGYQWFRGKHEVKGGNSSELLFNRVDLDDNDWYVCRVHCGTQYSYSKWVQLRVASSPTTAFPAAGGVCLSLSRMHIMVQPSSLTLKEGDTMVLPCYAIGEPPPKYQWFRNNRILPEANEPYLKINGVTTADRGEYCCHVFNLYHEAWSKVVTVEIGPNTSFNGAFFMGTDEGSSPGTQLNAFHWPVEFYATDKVALLLGNMNYLHHKQLKAPMVDVHELTNLLRQLDFKVVSLLDLTRLEMHRAVNEFLLLLDKGVYGLLYYAGHGYENYGNSFMVPIDAPGSFTSEHCLCVQNILQLMQEKQTGLNVFLLDMCRKRNMHDEIIPQMDALRVTANIVYGYATCPDAEAYEISQSELTNGIFINFLKKRLLEDEKITVLLDKVAEDMGKCELTKGRQALEIRSSLSERRSLRDLIKPPKHQDAYSARNLQWAKAHALPESRYVHFECGVTVRLGFAAEFSNIMIIYTRIEQTQKDITKCEARLADFPEDLDVDLKHTNKECPEETGSILFTIKNFDYPDKCLYTRLSGLQKLRAASYSSAVLQKEAESRMNHGFT; via the exons TGAGAAGGAGTTGGAGATCTGCTCACTGAAGGTTCTTGAGCCAGATGGAAGCCCAAGCCGCTACTTTATCCAGTTACTGGCTGATCGTGGCTGCTCAGTGAGCCATCTAATCAGTTGTCTGCATAAGATGGACCATACAGAGGCAATACAGTGTATAATGTCAACGG GGTTGCTGATGCCTGGCCTTACCACAACCCCGGACGCTCTTCAAATCATCGTACAGCCCAAACAGCAAAGTGCTATTGTAGGAGACAGGGTCTCTCTCTGCTGCCAAGCTATCGGGCCTCCAGGACTTGGCTATCAATGGTTTCGAGGAAAGCATGAG GTCAAGGGTGGAAACTCCTCAGAGCTTCTCTTTAACCGTGTTGACCTTGATGATAATGACTGGTATGTCTGTAGGGTTCACTGTGGAACCCAGTATTCATATTCCAAATGGGTCCAACTCCGAGTTGCCAGCAGTCCAACAACAG CTTTTCCTGCAGCAGGTGGAGTTTGCTTGTCTTTGAGCAGGATGCACATTATGGTGCAGCCCAGCTCCCTGACCCTGAAGGAAGGGGATACCATGGTTCTTCCGTGTTACGCCATTGGTGAACCTCCACCAAAGTACCAGTGGTTTCGGAACAACCGGATACTGCCTGAGGCAAATGAACCATATCTGAAG ATTAATGGAGTTACAACTGCTGATCGTGGAGAGTATTGCTGTCATGTGTTCAATCTATATCACGAGGCCTGGAGCAAGGTTGTTACTGTGGAGATAG GACCCAATACATCCTTCAATGGGGCATTTTTCATGGGCACTGATGAAG GTTCCAGCCCAGGAACACAGCTGAACGCTTTCCATTGGCCTGTCGAGTTCTATG CAACAGACAAGGTGGCTCTGCTGTTGGGGAACATGAATTACTTACATCACAAGCAGTTGAAGGCTCCAATGGTGGATGTGCATGAGCTTACAAACCTCCTTCGTCAGCTCGACTTCAAGGTTGTGTCCCTCCTCGACCTCACCAGACTCGAGATGCACAGAGCTGTCAATGAATTCTTGTTACTTCTTGACAAGGGAGTTTATG GTTTGCTTTACTATGCTGGCCATGGATATGAAAACTATGGGAACAGCTTCATGGTTCCAATTGATGCTCCAGGTTCCTTCACATCCGAACACTGCTTGTGTGTCCAGAACATTCTACAGCTGATGCAGGAGAAGCAAACTGGGCTAAACGTCTTCCTCCTTGACATGTGTCGCAAAAG GAACATGCATGATGAAATCATTCCGCAAATGGATGCCTTGAGAGTCACTGCAAATATTGTCTATGGTTATGCCAC TTGTCCTGATGCAGAAGCATATGAAATTAGTCAAAGTGAGCTCACCAATGGGATTTTCATCAACTTCCTGAAAAAGCGTTTATTGGAGGATGAAAAAATCACGGTCCTGCTGGATAAAGTTGCAGAAG ATATGGGGAAGTGTGAACTTACAAAGGGGAGACAAGCATTGGAGATCCGCAGCAGTCTGTCAGAGAGACGGTCATTGAGAGATCTTATTAAACCACCCAAACATCAGGACGCATATTCAGCGAGGAACCTGCAGTGGGCCAAAGCTCATG CTCTTCCAGAGAGCAGGTATGTGCAttttgaatgtggagtcacagttCGTCTGGGATTTGCAGCTGAATTTTCAAACATTATGATTATTTATACCAGAATCGAGCAAACTCAGAAGGACATCACTAAATGTGAAGCTAGATTGGCTGATTTTCCAGAG GACTTGGATGTAGACctcaaacacacaaacaaagaATGCCCTGAGGAAACAGGCAGCATCCTCTTCACCATCAAGAACTTTGACTATCCAGATAAGTGCCTGTACACCAGGCTGAGTGGCCTGCAGAAACTAAGG